The nucleotide sequence GACGACGAGCCCGCCCCGCCGGGCGACGGTCTCCGCCATGCGGCGGCCGGCGATGGCGGTCATGTTGGCGACGACGAGCGGAATCGTCGTGCCGGTCCCGTCGGGGGACGAGAGGTCCACCCCCTGCCGGGAGCCGACGGCCGAGCGGCTCGGCACCATGAAGACGTCGTCGTAGGTCAGGTCGTAGGGAACCGGTGACGACTCGACGGAACGTCCGGTGCCGGGCTCAAGGAAGCGCATAAGTCTCACATTTTCACGCGAAACGGAGCAGGTCACTTCCGCGAGGACACAACAAAACGGCCCCACATTCGTGTGTTCCTCCAACGAGGTGGGGCCTTGCTGTGTCAGGCGGTGGAACCTTGCCTTACTCAGGGAGTCTACGGCACGGCGCCCCGCCAGGACCTGGCCCGGTCAGTCGCCGTCCGGGTCGGAGCGCTCCAGGGCCGGCCGGGGCGCCGGGGTGAACTCCGTCAGCAGGAAGTCGGCCGCCGCCGTGTCCGTGACCAGGCTGGTGACCAGACCTGAGCGCAGGACGGCGCCGATCGCCTCGGCCTTGCGCAGCCCGCCGGCGATGGCCACGACCTCCGGGATACGGCGCAGCCGGTCGGCCTCGACCGTGATGCACCGCTCGCCGAGATCCCGGCCGACCCGGCGGCCCTCGGCGTCGAAGAGATGCGCCGACATCTCGGCCGCGACACCGAGCGACGCGTAGTGGGTGCGGTCCTCGTCGGTGAGCATGTCGTGGACGGTGGAGATGCCCGCCTCCCAGGACCCGATGGAGACGGCGGCCACCGTCACCTTGTCGAAGTACTCGAAGGCGCGGGCGATACCGGGCTGGCTGCGCAGCGCGGCCGCGGTCGCCGGGTCGGGCAGCAGCATCGGGGCGTAGATGGGGTGGGCCTCGCCGCCGGACACCTGGGCGGCGCGCCGTACGGCCTCGACCGAGCCGCGCTCAGCGGTGCCCGCGTCGTACACGCCGGTCAGCTGGACGACGGTGCAGGGCGGCAGCCGGTCGAGGGCCGCGGCCATGTGGATGGTGGAGCGGCCCCAGGCGAGCCCGAGCACATCGCCCTCGGTGACCAGCTCTCCGAGCAGATCGGCGGCGACCTCGCCCAGGTTCTCCGGGTCGGGCGACTCGTCGGCGCCCTCGGCGGGCGACTCGACGACCACGGCGTGCCGCAGCCCGTAGCGGGCGCGCAGGGCGTCGGAG is from Streptomyces sp. NBC_00370 and encodes:
- a CDS encoding sugar-binding transcriptional regulator → MSAGRPALRMGPAELVQAAAMARRFYLEGKSKIQIAEEFGVSRFKVARVLETALERDLVRIEIRVPSELDAERSDALRARYGLRHAVVVESPAEGADESPDPENLGEVAADLLGELVTEGDVLGLAWGRSTIHMAAALDRLPPCTVVQLTGVYDAGTAERGSVEAVRRAAQVSGGEAHPIYAPMLLPDPATAAALRSQPGIARAFEYFDKVTVAAVSIGSWEAGISTVHDMLTDEDRTHYASLGVAAEMSAHLFDAEGRRVGRDLGERCITVEADRLRRIPEVVAIAGGLRKAEAIGAVLRSGLVTSLVTDTAAADFLLTEFTPAPRPALERSDPDGD